A portion of the Bifidobacterium lemurum genome contains these proteins:
- a CDS encoding ATP-binding protein, whose amino-acid sequence MVVEWLVDMWYTPTSQMFHHQWFTFELFVAQMLVGQHMLRKSAHAVARVASAYAVMVVAAAVCTWLTDPIVPGFYGSVAMFATMYVISIAVVRAVLRSDIRTAMVVAICGYAMQHIVAAMVSMLSAASDYSAHEFLSSPGLIRMMSAMVCFSVYVAFHRWYIRKIDVTRVSMSSTGILGFLSSGVLLVTVMLSSYAYRVDHPTLTLFAFRLVSILVCALILFTFGELARSQRLSAELAFVKQMNDMRTNYYELLKDTIETTNVRYHDLKHQVARLRAATESADESNKVLDEIIESVDMYGKVSKTGNAALDVVLTQKSLECARKSIRFTYMVDEHCLDWVSDYDIYSLFGNALDNAIEALERLDDEERRVMKLTGARRGNLTNIHVTNYFDHIRRDGSGGLATLKADAEAHGYGVKSIRMIVERLGGDMTITAEDGIFDLNIVLPKQSPKTVG is encoded by the coding sequence ATGGTCGTCGAATGGCTGGTGGATATGTGGTATACGCCGACTTCGCAGATGTTCCACCATCAATGGTTCACATTCGAGCTATTCGTCGCGCAGATGTTGGTCGGTCAGCACATGCTTCGCAAAAGCGCCCATGCCGTAGCGCGGGTGGCGTCGGCGTATGCCGTGATGGTGGTGGCCGCCGCTGTGTGCACATGGCTTACCGATCCCATCGTCCCGGGTTTCTACGGATCCGTGGCGATGTTCGCGACGATGTACGTGATCTCGATCGCCGTGGTGCGCGCCGTGCTGCGAAGCGATATACGGACGGCCATGGTGGTGGCCATCTGCGGGTATGCGATGCAGCATATCGTCGCTGCGATGGTGTCCATGCTCAGTGCCGCAAGCGATTATTCGGCGCACGAGTTCCTCTCATCTCCAGGCCTCATCAGAATGATGAGCGCCATGGTGTGCTTCAGCGTGTACGTCGCGTTCCACCGTTGGTATATTCGGAAGATCGACGTCACCCGAGTCAGCATGAGTTCCACGGGAATATTGGGTTTCTTGTCATCTGGAGTGCTTTTGGTGACGGTGATGCTCAGCTCTTACGCCTACCGGGTTGACCATCCGACGTTGACGTTGTTCGCGTTTCGGCTGGTATCGATTCTGGTGTGCGCGCTCATCCTCTTCACATTCGGTGAGTTGGCGCGTAGCCAGCGTCTGTCCGCCGAGTTGGCGTTCGTCAAGCAGATGAATGACATGCGTACGAATTATTACGAACTGTTGAAAGACACGATCGAAACCACCAATGTGCGCTACCACGATCTCAAACATCAGGTAGCGAGACTGCGCGCCGCCACGGAATCGGCGGATGAGTCGAATAAGGTCCTCGACGAAATCATCGAATCGGTGGACATGTACGGCAAGGTGTCCAAAACGGGCAATGCGGCTTTGGATGTGGTGTTGACTCAGAAAAGTTTGGAATGCGCCCGCAAGTCCATCCGGTTCACCTACATGGTGGATGAGCATTGCTTGGACTGGGTGAGCGACTACGACATCTATTCGCTGTTCGGCAACGCGCTCGACAACGCCATCGAAGCGCTGGAGCGGCTCGACGATGAGGAACGGCGCGTGATGAAACTCACCGGAGCACGGCGTGGGAATCTGACGAACATCCATGTCACCAACTATTTCGACCACATCAGACGTGACGGCTCCGGTGGATTGGCCACACTGAAGGCCGACGCCGAAGCGCATGGGTATGGCGTCAAAAGCATTCGCATGATTGTGGAACGACTCGGCGGGGATATGACCATCACAGCGGAGGATGGCATCTTCGATCTCAATATCGTGCTGCCCAAACAGAGTCCGAAAACCGTCGGCTAG
- a CDS encoding glycoside hydrolase family 3 protein, with amino-acid sequence MLELNFADVLDTIDSVRTQLIALAIVLVVALVATAVVNKRTVRNAGVRKFAHAQTWIVAVIAAVVAVSTMLFGPLHTMLSLVSGSGTLSESTIAQAEDLAEDIESEGIVLLKNDDGALPLATEKVNVFGWASTNPIYGGTGSGSMNDQYPVTSILQGMAEAGIETNDELTDFYVDYRAERQVNTVAMQDWTLPEPTAESYPDELLSNAKDFSDMAVVVLGRTGGEGFDLPPNMADMGAVRQYGPAEGETTGPGEESDAVSVYHNNSADYNDFEEGEGYLDLSQTEENMLDLVTENFDNVVLVYNGANPMNLGFVDDYDEITSVLWAPPAGQTGFTALGEVLAGEVNPSGRATDTFVKDFTQTPWYNNFGQFQYDNMDEFSTVFSGSAGEVHPIPSFVNYVEGIYVGYKYYETAADEGAIDYDTVVQYPFGYGLSYTTFEQEMGEVSYAADGTISFDVTVTNTGDVIGKDVVEVFYNPPYANGGIEKASANLIDFAKTGELEPGESETVTIEFQDEDMASYDNDDARAYVLESGDYEISINADSHTVLDSRTVTVDETIVYSGENHRSSDQTEVTNQFDDIAPTFETLSRADQFANLAETTAAPSTYSMSDEHKAAFVNASNYENVNDENDEMPTTGADNGVSLYELYGKDYDDPLWDDLLDELTYDEMNTLIAFAGYGNAAVDSIDKPRQTDEDGPSTLNNSFTGIGSIGLPSGVSVANTFSKDLARQFGETIGDMAREMNVTGWYAPAMNIHRTPYAGRNFEYFSEDGVLSGIMAAQQVAGARSKGVYPFIKHFALNDQETNRLAMLCTWADEQTMREIYFKPFELAVKDGGATAVMTSFNYIGNRHSSADSALLNGVLRGEWGFRGFVETDYFGNGHGYKVGDQAIRSGNDAMLATIESVNVITDDSATSVIAMRTASHNILYTAVNSWLYENGQPTVETPAWQYVYYGAVAVIALALIGCETLAIKRFLARRKEAAAQPAATPAL; translated from the coding sequence ATGCTGGAACTCAATTTCGCTGATGTCCTCGACACGATTGATTCGGTGCGGACTCAGCTGATCGCTTTGGCGATCGTATTGGTCGTGGCGTTGGTGGCCACGGCTGTTGTAAATAAACGTACGGTACGCAATGCGGGCGTGAGAAAATTCGCGCACGCGCAGACCTGGATCGTCGCGGTGATCGCGGCGGTGGTGGCCGTGAGCACCATGCTGTTCGGACCGTTGCACACGATGCTGTCACTCGTGTCCGGCAGCGGTACGCTGAGCGAAAGCACCATCGCTCAGGCCGAGGATTTGGCGGAGGACATCGAGAGCGAGGGTATCGTGCTGTTGAAGAACGATGATGGTGCGTTGCCGCTTGCGACCGAGAAAGTTAACGTGTTCGGCTGGGCGTCCACCAATCCGATTTACGGCGGTACCGGTTCAGGTTCGATGAACGACCAATATCCGGTCACTTCGATTCTGCAAGGCATGGCGGAAGCCGGTATCGAGACGAATGACGAGCTCACTGATTTCTATGTCGACTATCGCGCGGAACGCCAGGTCAATACGGTGGCGATGCAGGATTGGACATTGCCCGAGCCCACCGCGGAATCCTATCCCGATGAGCTGCTTTCCAATGCCAAGGATTTTTCCGACATGGCTGTTGTGGTGTTGGGACGTACCGGTGGCGAAGGCTTTGATCTTCCCCCGAACATGGCCGATATGGGTGCCGTGAGGCAGTATGGTCCCGCTGAGGGCGAAACCACCGGTCCGGGTGAGGAAAGCGACGCCGTCTCGGTGTATCACAACAACTCCGCCGACTATAACGATTTCGAAGAGGGCGAAGGCTATCTCGATCTGTCGCAGACCGAAGAGAACATGCTCGACTTGGTCACCGAAAACTTCGACAATGTGGTGCTCGTCTACAACGGCGCCAATCCTATGAACCTCGGTTTCGTGGACGATTATGACGAGATCACCTCCGTGCTGTGGGCGCCACCCGCGGGACAGACGGGCTTCACCGCTCTCGGTGAAGTGCTTGCGGGAGAGGTGAATCCTTCGGGTCGCGCCACCGACACTTTTGTGAAAGACTTCACTCAAACGCCTTGGTACAACAATTTCGGTCAATTCCAGTACGACAACATGGATGAGTTCTCCACGGTGTTCTCCGGTTCCGCCGGCGAGGTGCATCCCATCCCGTCGTTCGTGAATTACGTCGAGGGTATTTACGTGGGCTACAAGTATTACGAGACGGCCGCCGACGAGGGCGCGATCGATTATGACACGGTGGTGCAGTATCCCTTCGGCTACGGCCTGTCGTACACCACCTTCGAACAGGAGATGGGCGAGGTGAGCTACGCTGCCGACGGCACGATTAGCTTCGACGTGACCGTGACGAACACGGGCGATGTAATCGGCAAGGACGTGGTCGAGGTGTTCTACAATCCGCCGTACGCCAACGGCGGCATCGAGAAGGCCAGCGCGAACCTCATCGACTTCGCCAAAACCGGCGAGCTGGAACCGGGCGAATCCGAAACCGTGACCATCGAATTCCAGGACGAGGATATGGCTTCGTACGACAACGACGACGCCCGCGCCTACGTGCTCGAATCCGGCGACTACGAAATCTCCATCAACGCCGACTCGCACACCGTGCTCGACTCGCGCACCGTGACCGTCGACGAAACCATCGTCTACTCCGGCGAGAACCACCGCTCCAGCGACCAAACTGAGGTGACCAACCAGTTCGACGACATCGCCCCGACCTTCGAGACGCTGTCGCGCGCCGACCAGTTCGCGAACCTGGCGGAAACCACGGCCGCGCCGAGCACCTACTCCATGTCCGACGAGCACAAGGCCGCCTTCGTGAACGCCTCGAACTACGAAAACGTGAACGACGAGAACGACGAGATGCCGACCACCGGTGCCGACAACGGCGTGAGCCTGTACGAGCTGTACGGCAAAGACTACGACGATCCGCTGTGGGACGACCTGCTCGACGAACTCACCTACGACGAGATGAACACCCTGATCGCCTTCGCTGGCTACGGCAACGCCGCAGTGGACTCCATCGACAAGCCTCGCCAAACCGATGAGGATGGTCCGTCCACGCTGAATAACAGCTTCACCGGTATCGGTTCCATCGGTCTGCCCTCCGGCGTGAGCGTGGCGAACACCTTCAGCAAGGATCTGGCCCGCCAGTTCGGCGAAACCATCGGCGACATGGCCCGCGAGATGAACGTGACCGGCTGGTATGCGCCCGCCATGAACATCCACCGCACGCCGTACGCCGGCCGCAACTTCGAGTACTTCTCCGAAGATGGCGTGCTCTCCGGAATCATGGCCGCCCAGCAGGTGGCCGGCGCCCGCTCGAAGGGCGTGTATCCCTTCATCAAACACTTCGCGCTCAACGACCAGGAAACCAACCGTTTGGCCATGCTGTGTACCTGGGCCGACGAGCAGACCATGCGCGAGATCTACTTCAAGCCCTTCGAACTGGCCGTGAAGGACGGCGGAGCAACCGCGGTGATGACGTCCTTCAACTACATCGGCAACAGGCACTCCTCGGCTGACTCGGCGCTGCTGAACGGTGTGCTGCGCGGTGAATGGGGATTCCGAGGATTCGTGGAAACCGACTATTTCGGCAACGGCCACGGATATAAGGTCGGCGACCAAGCCATCCGCAGCGGTAATGACGCGATGCTCGCCACCATCGAGAGCGTGAACGTCATCACCGACGATTCCGCCACCTCGGTGATCGCCATGCGCACCGCCTCGCACAACATCCTCTACACGGCGGTGAACAGCTGGCTATACGAGAACGGGCAGCCCACGGTGGAGACCCCGGCCTGGCAGTACGTGTACTACGGTGCCGTGGCGGTGATCGCACTGGCCCTCATCGGCTGCGAGACGCTCGCCATCAAGCGCTTCCTCGCCCGTCGCAAGGAAGCCGCCGCGCAACCCGCCGCCACCCCGGCCCTCTAG
- a CDS encoding IS110 family transposase: protein MTPPMETIYAGVDTHTDTHTLALLDWRGRPLATRTFPTDAAGYEALAGMLPDPSRVVVGVEGTNSYGAALARRLAAAGYETREVLRPKRAVRRRDGKSDPVDAAEAARSVMAGDGTGPKSSDGWVEALRHLNTQRDRLVSAMTTLSNSVNGMLVTAPETVRDRYRSLRTGRRMTRLAACRPAGGPVERAALTAMKASATAWKALREQADGLERAMREILEEHARALLDLNGVGVVTAATLAVVAGDNPERVRSEAAFAKLCGACPLPASSGRTSRHRLNRGGNRQGNKALHQIAVVRLRHHQPTRDYMAKRTREGKSKMETIRCLKRYIAREIHRVLIAVRDGDPGREPPARRGAMLRELRLSHALTQRQVGQALGVPSSRISEIERGARDLPELERRATQWIHSTTDTPPQQQLDKL from the coding sequence ATGACGCCGCCCATGGAGACGATCTACGCCGGGGTGGACACCCACACCGACACCCACACGCTCGCCCTGCTCGACTGGCGCGGACGGCCGCTGGCCACGCGGACGTTCCCGACCGACGCCGCCGGCTACGAGGCGCTGGCGGGCATGCTGCCCGACCCGTCCCGGGTCGTGGTGGGCGTGGAGGGGACCAACTCGTACGGCGCGGCCCTGGCCCGCAGGCTCGCCGCCGCGGGCTACGAGACGCGCGAGGTGCTGCGCCCCAAACGCGCGGTGCGCCGCAGGGACGGCAAGTCCGACCCCGTCGACGCCGCCGAGGCGGCCAGGAGCGTCATGGCCGGAGACGGGACCGGGCCGAAGAGCTCGGACGGCTGGGTCGAGGCCCTGCGCCACCTCAACACGCAGCGCGACCGGCTGGTGTCGGCCATGACCACGCTGTCCAACAGCGTCAACGGCATGCTCGTCACCGCGCCCGAGACCGTCCGGGACCGCTACCGGAGCCTGAGGACCGGGAGGCGCATGACCCGCCTTGCCGCCTGCCGGCCCGCCGGCGGGCCGGTCGAGCGCGCCGCGCTCACCGCGATGAAGGCGTCCGCGACGGCGTGGAAGGCCCTCCGCGAACAGGCGGACGGGCTCGAGAGGGCGATGCGCGAGATCCTCGAGGAACACGCCCGCGCGCTGCTCGACCTGAACGGGGTCGGCGTCGTCACCGCGGCCACCCTGGCCGTCGTCGCCGGCGACAACCCCGAACGAGTCAGAAGCGAGGCCGCGTTCGCCAAACTGTGCGGCGCGTGCCCCCTGCCCGCCTCCAGCGGCAGGACCAGCCGCCACCGGCTCAACCGGGGAGGCAACCGGCAGGGCAACAAGGCCCTGCACCAGATCGCCGTCGTGCGCCTGCGCCACCACCAGCCCACCCGCGACTACATGGCCAAAAGGACCCGCGAGGGCAAAAGCAAGATGGAGACCATCCGCTGCCTCAAACGCTACATCGCCCGCGAGATCCACCGCGTCCTCATCGCCGTCCGCGACGGCGACCCCGGACGCGAGCCACCCGCCCGGCGCGGCGCCATGCTGCGCGAACTGAGGCTCTCCCACGCGCTGACCCAGCGACAGGTCGGACAGGCCCTCGGCGTGCCCTCCAGCAGGATCAGCGAGATCGAACGAGGCGCCCGCGACCTGCCCGAACTCGAACGACGAGCCACCCAATGGATCCACAGCACCACCGACACACCACCCCAACAACAGCTTGACAAACTATAG
- the fbaA gene encoding class II fructose-bisphosphate aldolase: MTIATSERYAEMLDAARRGGYAYPAINVTSTQTLNAALQGFAEAESDGIIQVSVGGSAYLSGQSVNDRVVGSLAFAAFAHEVAAHYPHITVALHTDHCAKQYLDEWVRPLLTHEAAEVARGKEPTFQSHMWDGSTVPLEENLDIAAELLEKSVKAHTVLEIEIGAVGGEEDGHSAEINEKLYSTPADGLRVAERLGVGEHGRYMAAFTFGNVHGAYKPGVVKLRPELLGEIQREVWDAMHDGRLGSFAASAVSSCALPDMPEGKPFALVFHGGSGSSPEEIAEAVGHGVVKMNIDTDTQYAFSRAVAGHMFANYDSVLKIDGEVGDKKLYDPRSWGREAESAMAARVAEACRQLGSAGRALK, from the coding sequence ATGACAATCGCAACTTCCGAACGCTATGCCGAAATGCTCGACGCCGCCCGACGCGGCGGCTACGCGTATCCCGCCATCAATGTGACCAGCACGCAGACGCTGAACGCCGCGCTGCAGGGCTTCGCCGAAGCGGAGTCCGACGGCATCATCCAGGTGTCGGTGGGCGGTTCCGCCTACCTCTCCGGTCAGTCGGTGAACGACCGCGTGGTCGGCTCGCTGGCGTTCGCGGCGTTCGCGCACGAGGTCGCGGCGCATTATCCTCACATCACGGTCGCCCTGCACACCGACCACTGCGCCAAGCAGTACCTCGACGAATGGGTGCGGCCGCTGCTCACGCATGAGGCGGCTGAGGTGGCGCGCGGCAAGGAGCCCACCTTCCAATCGCATATGTGGGATGGTTCCACCGTGCCGCTGGAGGAGAACCTCGACATCGCGGCCGAACTGCTGGAGAAGTCGGTGAAGGCGCATACCGTGCTGGAGATTGAAATCGGCGCGGTCGGCGGCGAGGAGGACGGCCATTCCGCGGAGATCAACGAAAAGTTGTACTCCACACCGGCCGACGGTCTGCGCGTGGCCGAGCGGCTGGGCGTGGGCGAGCACGGCCGCTACATGGCGGCCTTCACCTTCGGCAACGTGCACGGCGCGTACAAGCCGGGCGTGGTCAAACTGCGCCCCGAGTTGTTGGGCGAGATCCAGCGCGAGGTGTGGGACGCCATGCACGACGGGCGTCTGGGCAGCTTCGCCGCCTCCGCCGTTTCGTCGTGCGCGCTGCCGGACATGCCCGAAGGCAAGCCGTTCGCGCTGGTGTTCCACGGCGGCTCCGGCTCCAGTCCGGAGGAGATCGCCGAGGCGGTGGGGCACGGCGTGGTGAAGATGAACATCGACACCGACACCCAATACGCGTTCTCGCGCGCCGTGGCCGGGCATATGTTCGCCAACTACGATTCCGTGCTCAAAATCGACGGCGAAGTGGGCGATAAGAAGCTCTACGACCCGCGTTCGTGGGGGCGCGAGGCGGAATCCGCGATGGCTGCCCGCGTGGCCGAGGCGTGCAGGCAGCTCGGCTCCGCCGGCCGCGCGCTCAAGTAG
- a CDS encoding adenylosuccinate synthase: MPGIILIGAQWGDEGKGKATDLIGTKVDYVARFNGGNNAGHTVVVGDESYALHLLPSGIINSNVTPVIGNGVVVDIEVLFEEIDGLEARGVDCSRLLVSEGAHIIAPYHRTIDKVTERFLGKRKIGTTGRGIGPAYADKINRVGIRVHDLFNAEHLRDKVEASLHQKNQMLLKLYNRRAIDVDAVTDELLALGERLKPYVANTSLVLNKALDEGKTVLFEGGQATMLDVDHGTYPFVTSSNPTAGGACTGTGVGPTKINRVIGVSKAYVTRVGEGPFPTELFDESGEWLRAQGHEFGVTTGRPRRCGWFDAVVNRYATQINGLTDIVLTKLDVLTGLKEIPICVAYDVDGVRHDDMPTDQAAFAAAKPIYETMPGWSEDISTCHEFDELPATCQAYVKRLEELSGCRISAIGVGPQRDHIIAVHSLID; the protein is encoded by the coding sequence ATGCCTGGAATCATCCTGATCGGTGCCCAGTGGGGCGACGAAGGCAAAGGCAAGGCGACCGATTTGATCGGCACGAAGGTCGATTACGTCGCCCGCTTCAACGGCGGCAACAACGCGGGCCACACGGTGGTGGTCGGCGACGAGTCGTACGCGCTGCACCTGCTGCCCTCCGGCATCATCAACAGCAATGTGACCCCCGTGATCGGCAACGGCGTGGTCGTCGACATCGAAGTGCTGTTCGAGGAGATCGACGGACTCGAGGCCCGCGGCGTGGACTGCTCGCGCCTGCTGGTGAGCGAGGGCGCGCACATCATCGCGCCGTACCACCGCACCATCGACAAGGTGACCGAGCGCTTCCTCGGCAAGCGCAAGATCGGCACCACCGGCCGCGGCATCGGCCCGGCCTACGCCGACAAGATCAACCGCGTGGGCATCCGCGTGCACGACCTGTTCAACGCCGAGCATCTGCGCGACAAGGTGGAGGCCAGCCTGCACCAGAAGAACCAGATGCTGCTCAAGCTGTACAACCGCCGCGCCATCGACGTGGACGCCGTCACCGACGAGCTGCTCGCGCTCGGCGAACGCCTCAAGCCGTACGTCGCCAACACCTCGCTGGTGCTCAACAAGGCGCTCGACGAAGGCAAAACCGTGCTGTTCGAGGGCGGCCAGGCCACCATGCTCGACGTGGACCACGGCACCTACCCCTTCGTCACCTCGTCCAACCCGACCGCGGGCGGCGCCTGCACCGGCACGGGCGTGGGTCCCACCAAAATCAACCGCGTGATCGGCGTCTCCAAAGCGTACGTGACCCGCGTGGGCGAGGGGCCGTTCCCCACCGAACTGTTCGACGAATCCGGCGAATGGCTGCGCGCGCAGGGACACGAGTTCGGCGTGACCACCGGCCGCCCGCGCCGCTGCGGCTGGTTCGACGCGGTCGTGAACCGTTACGCCACCCAGATCAACGGCCTGACCGACATCGTGCTCACCAAGCTTGACGTGCTCACCGGCCTGAAGGAGATCCCGATCTGCGTGGCCTACGATGTGGACGGCGTTCGTCACGACGATATGCCGACCGACCAGGCCGCCTTCGCCGCCGCCAAGCCGATCTACGAGACGATGCCCGGCTGGAGCGAGGACATCTCCACCTGCCATGAGTTCGACGAGCTGCCCGCCACCTGCCAGGCGTATGTGAAGCGTCTGGAGGAGCTCAGCGGCTGCCGTATCTCCGCGATCGGCGTCGGCCCGCAGCGCGACCACATCATCGCCGTGCATTCGCTGATCGACTAG
- a CDS encoding fluoride efflux transporter FluC: MAVGVYAHESAPSPVSEPAAVPASEPQPSTMELSAAHVNPRPTGAAASPTPPQIPLAPIKRVQARFNPLADGMIYLVVFVGGCVGTAMRYGLGLSMPDAASESGFWSAFHPATFLANMLACFIFALLTSYVSQATWIRKRARQLTSRGVGMGMCGGFSTLSAMAVEGLLALQDGHYMGFAFYWAASFVGGLVVSWIGAVLGLRASSRRAARAVAETLAKHQSQSARHAAVSPVGEGQPIDVSAGTVIIHSHRVEVVEQLPVSGPPTGDYGQPLVPPQDEAAVAAAVQDAASAAAFVVPPAYEPDPITAEIPLAGDPTTGEVRG; encoded by the coding sequence GTGGCCGTCGGCGTATACGCCCATGAATCTGCCCCCTCGCCGGTCTCCGAGCCGGCCGCTGTGCCGGCCTCCGAGCCGCAGCCCAGCACGATGGAACTCTCCGCCGCGCATGTGAATCCGCGTCCGACCGGTGCCGCCGCCTCGCCCACGCCGCCGCAGATTCCGCTGGCGCCGATCAAGCGCGTGCAAGCGCGGTTCAATCCGCTCGCCGACGGCATGATCTATCTGGTGGTGTTCGTCGGCGGATGCGTCGGCACGGCCATGCGCTACGGGCTGGGGCTCTCCATGCCGGACGCCGCCTCCGAGAGCGGCTTCTGGAGCGCCTTCCACCCCGCCACTTTTCTGGCCAATATGCTGGCCTGTTTCATCTTCGCGCTGCTGACCTCGTACGTCTCGCAGGCCACGTGGATCCGCAAGCGCGCGCGCCAACTCACCTCGCGTGGCGTCGGCATGGGCATGTGCGGTGGGTTCTCCACCCTGTCCGCGATGGCCGTCGAAGGGCTGCTCGCCCTGCAGGACGGCCATTACATGGGATTCGCGTTCTATTGGGCGGCCAGTTTCGTGGGCGGTCTGGTGGTGTCGTGGATCGGCGCGGTGCTGGGATTGCGGGCTTCGTCGCGACGCGCGGCGAGGGCCGTCGCCGAGACGTTGGCCAAACATCAGAGCCAAAGCGCCCGTCACGCGGCCGTTTCGCCCGTTGGTGAGGGCCAGCCCATCGATGTGTCCGCTGGCACGGTGATCATCCATTCCCATCGGGTCGAGGTGGTCGAGCAACTGCCGGTTTCCGGCCCTCCGACCGGTGACTACGGTCAGCCGTTGGTGCCGCCGCAGGATGAAGCCGCCGTCGCCGCGGCCGTCCAAGACGCCGCTTCCGCTGCCGCTTTCGTCGTTCCGCCCGCATATGAGCCGGATCCCATCACCGCTGAGATTCCATTGGCGGGCGATCCGACCACGGGGGAGGTGCGGGGATGA
- a CDS encoding fluoride efflux transporter FluC, giving the protein MTTFLLVCLCGGLGAVTRFVFNTSIQRWWDRAFPLATFVINVIATFCAGLAAATWVSQSVPESTYLLFVTGFLGGFSTFSTAINEMVSLARRERFMTAGLYLLATVAVPMVCVICGWWVGLACA; this is encoded by the coding sequence ATGACCACTTTCCTTCTTGTGTGTTTGTGCGGCGGCTTGGGGGCCGTGACGCGGTTCGTGTTCAACACGTCGATCCAGCGGTGGTGGGATCGCGCGTTCCCGTTGGCGACCTTCGTGATCAACGTGATCGCCACTTTCTGCGCGGGATTGGCCGCCGCGACGTGGGTGAGCCAGTCCGTTCCCGAATCGACCTATCTGCTGTTCGTGACCGGATTCCTGGGCGGGTTCTCCACATTCTCCACAGCCATCAATGAGATGGTGTCTCTGGCGCGCCGCGAACGTTTCATGACCGCAGGCCTGTATCTGCTGGCCACCGTGGCGGTGCCGATGGTTTGCGTGATCTGCGGCTGGTGGGTCGGCCTGGCCTGCGCCTGA
- the gtfA gene encoding sucrose phosphorylase, whose amino-acid sequence MKNKVQLITYADRLGDGTLASMTDILRTRFDGVYDGVHILPFFTPFDGADAGFDPIDHTKVDPRLGGWDDVAELSTTHDIMVDAIVNHMSWESEQFQDVLANGEESEYYPMFLTMSSVFPNGATEEDLAGIYRPRPGLPFTHYKFAGKTRLVWVSFTPQQVDIDTDSDKGWEYLMSIFDQMAASHVSYIRLDAVGYGAKEAGTSCFMTPKTFQLISRLREEGVKRGLEILIEVHSYYKKQVEIASKVDRVYDFALPPLLLHSLFTGHVAPVAHWTEIRPNNAVTVLDTHDGIGVIDIGSDQLDRSLKGLVPDEDVDNLVNTIHANTRGESQAATGAAASNLDLYQVNSTYYSALGCNDQHYLAARAVQFFLPGVPQVYYVGALAGVNDMELLRRTNNGRDINRHYYSTAEIDEQLARPVVKALNALARFRNELDAFDGEFSYEADGDESITFTWKGASTAASLTFEPKRGLGADNATPVASLVWTDAAGEHTTDDLLNNPPTVA is encoded by the coding sequence TTGAAAAACAAGGTGCAACTCATCACCTACGCCGACCGCCTCGGCGACGGCACCCTCGCATCGATGACCGACATCCTGCGCACCCGCTTCGACGGCGTGTACGACGGCGTGCACATCCTGCCGTTCTTCACCCCGTTCGACGGCGCGGACGCCGGCTTCGACCCCATCGACCACACCAAGGTGGACCCGCGTCTCGGCGGCTGGGACGACGTGGCCGAGCTCTCCACCACCCACGACATCATGGTCGACGCGATCGTCAACCATATGAGCTGGGAATCCGAGCAGTTCCAGGACGTGCTCGCCAACGGTGAGGAATCCGAGTACTACCCGATGTTCCTGACCATGAGCTCCGTCTTCCCGAACGGCGCCACCGAAGAGGACCTCGCCGGCATCTACCGTCCGCGCCCGGGTCTGCCGTTCACGCACTACAAGTTCGCCGGCAAAACCCGCCTCGTGTGGGTGAGCTTCACCCCGCAGCAGGTCGACATCGACACCGACTCCGACAAGGGTTGGGAATACCTCATGTCGATCTTCGACCAGATGGCCGCCAGCCATGTGAGCTACATCCGTCTCGACGCCGTGGGCTACGGGGCCAAGGAAGCCGGCACCAGCTGCTTCATGACGCCCAAGACCTTCCAGCTCATCTCCCGCCTGCGCGAGGAGGGTGTCAAGCGCGGCCTTGAGATCCTCATCGAAGTGCACTCCTACTACAAGAAGCAGGTGGAGATCGCCTCCAAGGTGGACCGCGTCTACGACTTCGCCCTGCCTCCGCTGCTGCTGCACAGCCTGTTCACCGGCCATGTGGCGCCCGTCGCCCACTGGACCGAGATCCGCCCGAACAACGCCGTCACCGTGCTCGACACGCACGACGGCATCGGCGTGATCGACATCGGCTCCGACCAGCTCGACCGCTCCCTGAAGGGCCTCGTGCCCGACGAGGACGTCGACAACCTGGTCAACACCATCCACGCCAACACCCGCGGCGAGTCGCAGGCCGCCACCGGCGCGGCCGCCAGCAACCTCGACCTGTATCAGGTCAACTCCACCTACTATTCGGCCCTCGGCTGCAACGACCAGCATTATCTGGCCGCCCGCGCCGTGCAGTTCTTCCTGCCGGGCGTGCCGCAGGTCTACTATGTGGGCGCGCTCGCCGGCGTGAACGACATGGAGCTGCTGCGTCGCACCAACAACGGCCGCGACATCAACCGCCACTACTATTCGACCGCCGAAATCGACGAGCAGCTCGCCCGCCCGGTGGTCAAGGCCCTGAACGCGCTGGCTAGGTTCCGCAACGAACTCGACGCCTTCGACGGTGAGTTCAGTTACGAGGCCGACGGCGACGAGTCGATCACCTTCACGTGGAAGGGCGCGTCCACCGCCGCCTCGCTCACCTTCGAGCCCAAGCGCGGCCTCGGCGCGGATAACGCCACTCCGGTCGCCTCGCTTGTCTGGACCGACGCCGCCGGCGAACACACCACCGACGACCTGTTGAACAACCCGCCCACCGTCGCCTGA